The genomic segment tatgGTAATTAAACTAGTGAATTCTTGCAATACTGTAATCTAGAAAATAACATTAGCAAATACTTCCTTAAGAtattaaaagtgaatttataCTAGGCGCGAGCCGAAAACAATGAATGTAAGTTCGTAAACATTATGCATGGTGTATACACCAACCAGTATGTACTCCTTGTGTGCGCTAGCCGctatgtatcaaattaataatcatcatcatcaattgcATGCTTCCAAAACAGAACCTCTTAGCCACAAAGCACGCTGGTCATAACCATCTCTCTGCCTCTCTCAAtattcctcctttttcttcttcttttcactAGTGGGAGTGCAATGATTGGGTTTTCTAGTCATTCAAGTGGGACTTGGACTGTTCTTTTCTCTtctaaaattcaatttttcggGGTAGGAGAATTGAGACTGGCGGAATCAAAATTTAGTTTTGTGAATTTTGTTCTCTAACTGTTTTgcctttctttttttagtttaaGCCAGACTACGTCTTCTCTAAATTGTGGTCATTTGTTGGAGAGGGGTGGGTATTGTTTGTGTTAAATAATAAAGGAAGATATGAGAGCGTGGGAGACAATCAAAAAACATTAGAGGCTAATAACAGTTGATGTAACGTCTTTTAATTGAGGACCCCAGTTAGTGGGGTCATATATTTGACAATCTCACTTTTCTTgcaacacaaccatatatatttatatctcCCTACCTAAGCAATTCAACTCAACTCAATCCCATTCCAATATTCCTCTCTACAAGTGTGTCAGGCAGGAGTAGGAGAATGGGGTTTGCCATGCCTGAAAAAATGCAACTGCACTTGGCCATGTTGGCATTGCAGTTTGGTTATGCTGGTTTTCATGTGGTCTCCAGAGCTGCACTCAACATGGGCATTAGCAAGATTGTCTTCCCTGTTTACAGAAACATTCTTGCTTTGCTTCTCCTTCTTCCCTTTGCCTATTTTCTTGAAAAGTAAGTTGTACTATTAGGATCTAGCTAGCCACGCTTGATCATATGATAAATGAAAGGAGTAacttataatttctttttttgtaattcATCAGGAAAGACAGACCACCTCCTACTTGGTCCTACATGTTTCAGTTCTTCATGCTAGCAGTTATTGGGTATGATGCTGGAATTACACGATTTAGGCCCCCTCAAAAAATTAAGTAAAGAACAAAATATTtgacatttcatttttttccttttaacagAATTACTGCAAATCAAGGATTCTACTTGTTGGGGTTGGAGCACACTTCCCCTACTTTTGCTTCTGCCATACAAAATTCTGTCCCTGCTATCACATTTCTCATGGCTATAGTACTCAGGTATGTTTAGTGTAGTGGCAGAAAAGACTTGAGAAATGCTATAGGTTGCGTGTTTGACTTTTAACTTGGCACTTTAGCATTTTCCCGAATCTTCACGGTGAAATTCCTGACTGACTGCGTCACTGATTGCAACTAATGATAACATGCAATTGTTCTGCCTTcaacataaatatattaatCGCGCATGAATCAATCATAACATAGGCGGATCACAAGTACTTCCTTGTCATCTGAACATATATAGAACAGAAGGAATATTGAGGATGATGCATTTAGTCAACCTCAACTAATTTGAGACTCAGACGAATCCATTGACTCACTGTCTAAATTCCTCTTATTTGTTGTTGAAAATTACAGGATAGAAACAGTGAGAATGAAGAGGAAAGATGGATTAGCAAAAGTGTGTGGAACATTGTTATGTGTGGCCGGAGCTTCAGTAATTACACTATACAAAGGACCAACAATTTACAGCCCAACTCCACCATTACAAAGAACCTCATCTATAATGTTGCAGCTTCCCGCACTCGGAGATGCTAAGGGAAAAAGCTGGACACTTGGCTGCATCTACTTGATAGGCCACTGCTTGTCATGGGCAGCCTGGCTGGTTTTGCAGGCACCAATTCTTAAGAAGTACCCTGCTAGGCTCTCTGTCACTTCTTATCAGTGCTTCTTTGGAGTTATACAGTTCCTTATTATCGCCGCTTTCTTAGAGAGAGATCCTCAGGCCTGGCTTGTCCACTCTGGTGCTGAGCTCTTTAGTGTCTTCTATGCGGTACGCATTTTAAGTAAAGTTCAGTAACTATACGTAAAATTAATTCAGCATAATATAGTCcgtcattcttttttttctttttctttcaactaGGAAAATACACAACATACTCCTTGCCAAAAGAAGAATAGAATTTTGTTATTAAATGATTTGTAAGGTAGATTACATAGATAGCCGCCTTAATTTGATCTCAACTGGCAAATAAACACCCCAATTTTGAAAATACACATCTAGACACCTTAACTTGGTTGAAGTTGGCCGCGTAAACAACCCAACTTTCAGAATGCACATTAGGAAAAGTGTGTTTATGGGCCAACTTAAACCAAGTTGAGGAGCATTTTCAAAGTTAGGTGCTTAGTTGTTAGTTGAGGTCAAGTTAAGGTAtctatctatgtattatttcaATTTCTAAATACTTAAGTTTCGGacaaataataaagaaattGATACTTGAAGTCTTACTaccaatataaatatatattgaatCTCGCACTTTAAGCTGTGAATTTCATTTTGAACGGAGAAAgtatatataaaggaaaagGGAAATTTTAGTTAAAGGCTGTCTATGCGAGATTAAATGTGTGCAAAGAAACAGCCAAGCGGTATAGACCTGCCTAAAATTTCAGTGGAAAAAATCATGTGACACGTGAGGCTATAATTAGTCAAAGTTAACCTTTCAAGATCTCTATTGTTAATTTTGCTGCTTATTCCTCATAAAATTATGCGACATGGACAGAGAATAAGAGGGTGGCCATATGGTTAGTTATGGAAAATGATATGACAGCAAAAACAGTAGTAATTCAATGAAATTAAATGTAAAGAAATAAATGTGCAGGGAGTGGTGGCTTCTGGGATAGCATTTGCTGTACAGATATGGTGCATTGACAGGGGTGGCCCCGTTTTCGTTGCTGTTTATCAACCTGTTCAGACTCTTGTTGTTGCCATCATGGCTTCAGTCGCTTTGGGTGAAGAATTTTATTTGGGAGGGTATATATTTCTCATTCTCTCTTATTCAAAGCATTGCTTTCAGTCATATGCATAGTTATAATGCATAGTAAAATATACATTTACATTCAGTACGTTATTTAATACATATTGATAGCCTAAAATAATTTATACACAATTCAGTTGCTTGTCTGAGAATAAAAAGGTGGAAACttgaaaaaaggagaagaaattaTTAAGATATATTGATAGTATAGTATATTTTTGCACTCGGCcgaatataagttaaatcattTGGCTCCTTAAACTTGtcagtaaatttcatttagacactcaaATTATCGTTTGTTCTAATTGAGCACTAGCCACATAATAAAGTGTTCATATTTGACACTTTCaattcaaattttggaaaaaacttCTATGAGTGTTCTCAAGTGCCAATTACATAGATAagttaaccacttaaaatatgtcacctCCTTTAAGTATACACATCAACCTCAATTAGCCGTAAAACCTTAAGCATATTCCAATTGAGGccgatgtgtataattaaatgAGATAGCACATTTTATGTGGTTAACTTAACTACCTAATATACGCTTGATAGCACACggaaagtttttaaaaaatttgaacaGAAAGTGTACTAATAAGAAcattttatcatgtgttcaaGTGCTCAATTAGAACAGATCACAATTCGAGTgtcaaaattaaatttattaacaAGTTTAAAAGGTTGTCGATGTATTGATAAGCCAAACAGATAAGCAGTAGATGTTTTAGGATTTTGCACATATTAATTTAAGGTTCTGAATTCGTCCCTAGACCCAATTGCTTTCCACCTTCTTTCCATAATAAAACAAAACAACCAGAATTACTATTGAATCTTCTTTTGGGGATCAAGGCTAATTAAACTTTCGTTCCTCAATACCCCACTATTAATGCACTTTCCTTTACCTCAATGGCATATGTTAAGAACATCACATGGGTCATACATATTTAATGCAAATACCTTTCTTTGATTTTCAAGAATCACCATCCATATATCTTATCAAGCCTTTTATTTTCAGTTAATTAAAGCAACATAACAACCTTGTTTGAAAGAGTTCTTTTTTCAGACGCAATGTGCCTTTAGTTATCTTTGATAGGCACttcaaaaagatattttttttttaaaaagaaagatagCATTTTATGCATCTCCAAACACACAATTACAGCTGATTTGAGATAGAAACATAACCAATAGCTTCCCTCCGGCTGGAACATGGAATGTTTTACCTATTACATTTGAGataatcaaatcttatttaAAAGTATTGTTCAATTTAGGACATAAGCTATATGCAATAGTCATGCAAATAATTTTTACATGATTATTGGTGAAATTTATGTGGATATAGCAATTCAAgttgttattttatttctagGTTATTGTATCAGTATGAAAAGTTATCTGTTGTTGTAGGTTAGATTAATTTGACGATCGATACACTATTTGTATACGGACCTTAAACACGTTTTATTGATAACACACCGTCTTCaagtttttgaagaaattaaTTTGTTATTGTGCAGGATCATTGGAGCAGTGTTGATCATTGCAGGATTGTACTTCGTGCTATGGGGCAAAAATGAAGAATCTAAATTTGCAAAGGCAGCAGCAATAATTCAGTCCCCAGTAGATCATGTTAACAACAGGACAACTAGCCACATCAAGTCTACTTTGGCTCAGCCACTACTTGGTCAGTCAACTGAAAATGTAGCTTGACCAGCAAAAACCTAGTAACTTTAAACGACAAATGCTTGCTGGATATATACCAGAAAGGAGAAGAATTaagtaaaaaaacaaaaaagagctTTTGGGGtgtgtttgattttctttttttgtcttttccATTTAGATCCttgtcatttttctttttgtctttcaTTTTAGTAGCTTTACTCTCACTAGAGGAGAGTGGCTTAAAGGGATGAGAGAGATGTTGGgagggaggaaaaaaaaagagaaaagaaaaacaggGGTGTGATGATTGCTCTTTTGATGTGGGGTCTCTGCATGCAAATCCCAAAGTTGGTGTTCTTATAGTTCAATTATATCAATGAAAGAAATTagaattatatatatggttCTAATTGTGGAAGTGTGTTTTTGCTCTATAATGGTAATTAGTGGACCCCAAGATTGCAAAATGATATTGCTAATGGAAAGGGGCAGCAAGCAAGTTGATTTTTACAGAACATTATCACCCAGTTCATTTGATATTGCCACAGGCATGCAATCGTGCCAAATTGTCACTATTATAGTACTAAGTATTTCTTTCTTGCCACAACTAATAAGCAGTTCCTGCAAAGGCCATTCTAAGAATTTCTGCTACATCACTTTTTCCTTTAGTCATAGTAGCTGGCTAGCTGCCCCTTCAACTTCAGCATTCTAATCCAGGATCTCTCTATGGAATCCTTGCCATATCACAAGTTATTCCACACCTCTTTTGCAAATTCACATTGAAAGATTAAGTTAGATTATTACAATTTGGAAGGTGATTTACCTCACTTTTTAAAAGATAGCTATAGTTCTCTTTGtcaacaaccaaaaaaataaaagtctAGGTGTGAggtatggatttttttttcttcaaaaaagaCAAATTGGATAGGTTTGATCACTATCAGTCCCTAATTAGTTAGGCTTATCCCTGGTGGAGAGTTTCCCACATATGACTAATCTTAGAATGAAAATGCATTTGGGGGACCACAATTGTTACATACCAGCTTCTTCGAGGGAACTTTCAGCTGTTCACCTTTCAACTTATGATATATTTTCCTGATAGAGGAACTGTCCATAGCTAGGACTATATCACATTTATAACTAGCTTTTCAAAACAGCTCTTAGCTTTCAATATATTCTGTATCTGCAGCTTGAGCAGCCTTAGCTTCCCAAACATCTTCCTTTTAATTTTGGCATATATAGAATATACTAGTTTACAATATAttctattcactttaattagccagTCTTTAAGGTTAGTATAcgttctaattgttattatatatagcaatatatacaa from the Lycium ferocissimum isolate CSIRO_LF1 chromosome 11, AGI_CSIRO_Lferr_CH_V1, whole genome shotgun sequence genome contains:
- the LOC132038548 gene encoding protein WALLS ARE THIN 1-like, with translation MNFKPDYVFSKLWSFVGEGWWGHIFDNLTFLATQPYIFISPYLSNSTQLNPIPIFLSTSVSGRSRRMGFAMPEKMQLHLAMLALQFGYAGFHVVSRAALNMGISKIVFPVYRNILALLLLLPFAYFLEKKDRPPPTWSYMFQFFMLAVIGITANQGFYLLGLEHTSPTFASAIQNSVPAITFLMAIVLRIETVRMKRKDGLAKVCGTLLCVAGASVITLYKGPTIYSPTPPLQRTSSIMLQLPALGDAKGKSWTLGCIYLIGHCLSWAAWLVLQAPILKKYPARLSVTSYQCFFGVIQFLIIAAFLERDPQAWLVHSGAELFSVFYAGVVASGIAFAVQIWCIDRGGPVFVAVYQPVQTLVVAIMASVALGEEFYLGGIIGAVLIIAGLYFVLWGKNEESKFAKAAAIIQSPVDHVNNRTTSHIKSTLAQPLLGQSTENVA